A part of Streptomyces sp. DSM 40750 genomic DNA contains:
- a CDS encoding type VII secretion protein, which produces MRTPDSVPTIDPRLAHALGRPQHGDSVARRTGRSIRKLTASAAQDVAEETRIARELQQPVTTGRVIAVTSIRGGVGKSTMAALLGRTFNHYRHDPVLTMEADAALGTLPVRMGADSVRWAAGDLAQILNPAMHLTDVTGYLVPVADGGWLLPGSQGRVGAPLDIRTYRTVTLALRRYFAVTVVDCETLPGEVARTAMDTAHARVVVAPMTAEGVNGTRQVLDWLGQLPHSALASTVVALTANSPDLTLDLKTAVAHLKESGVHVVPVPYDRHLAQGGPIRTALLGQETRESAITLAAEAMTRAVRMR; this is translated from the coding sequence ATGCGCACCCCCGACTCGGTGCCCACCATCGACCCGCGGCTCGCGCATGCGCTCGGGCGGCCGCAGCACGGGGACTCGGTGGCTCGGCGTACGGGGCGTTCGATTCGGAAGCTCACGGCCTCCGCCGCGCAGGACGTGGCGGAGGAGACGCGGATCGCACGGGAGTTGCAGCAGCCGGTGACGACGGGGCGGGTGATCGCCGTGACGTCGATCCGGGGTGGGGTCGGGAAGTCGACGATGGCCGCGCTGCTGGGGCGGACGTTCAACCACTACCGACACGACCCGGTGCTCACGATGGAGGCGGACGCCGCGCTCGGCACGCTGCCGGTGCGGATGGGGGCCGACTCGGTGCGCTGGGCGGCGGGCGATCTCGCGCAGATCCTGAACCCGGCGATGCACCTCACCGACGTCACCGGGTACTTGGTGCCGGTGGCGGACGGCGGCTGGCTGCTGCCCGGGAGCCAGGGCCGGGTCGGGGCCCCGCTGGACATCCGTACGTACCGCACGGTGACCCTCGCGCTGCGTCGCTACTTCGCGGTGACCGTGGTGGACTGCGAGACGCTGCCGGGTGAGGTGGCCCGTACGGCGATGGACACCGCCCACGCGCGCGTGGTCGTCGCGCCGATGACCGCCGAGGGCGTCAACGGCACCCGCCAGGTACTGGACTGGCTCGGCCAGCTGCCGCACTCCGCGCTCGCCTCGACCGTCGTCGCGCTGACCGCCAACTCCCCCGACCTCACGCTGGACCTGAAGACGGCTGTCGCCCACCTCAAGGAGTCCGGCGTCCATGTCGTCCCCGTCCCCTACGACCGCCACCTCGCCCAGGGCGGCCCCATCCGCACCGCCCTGCTGGGCCAGGAGACCCGCGAGTCCGCGATCACGCTGGCTGCGGAGGCGATGACGCGGGCGGTGAGGATGCGATGA